The stretch of DNA TACCCGACGCCCAGGTAGAGATTGGGCTTGACGCTTTTGCCCGGGCGCACCGCCACCATCAGCGCGGTGCGCATCAGGGTTTCCGGCGCCGTATCGCGGCCATGGAAGTCCTCGCCCTTTTCCCCGACGTGATTGATAAACCCCTGAAACTTCGCCCCGTGGTTGCCGATCTCGAAAGGCCGCATCCAGGTCAGGTTGAGCATGTAGGTATCGTCGAAGGTGTGATCGGGTTCTTTCGCGCCAGGGATGCCGGAATGGTTTCTTTCCTTGTAGTACATCAGGCTCAGGTCCAGCACGCCGACGGTGTTGAACTTCAAGGTCGGACCAATCACCAGCGCACGTTTTTTCGCCGACGCCAGGTTGTTGTTGCGGTTGGCATCAAAGCCGAAGGTCAGTGCGTAATCCTTGATCACCCCGGTGCCCAGCGGTACATCGAATACCCGTGAGGCATACAGCTGATGCCGGTACACGGCATACACTTCGCTGCCGCCGTGGTCGGTACCCTTGCGCGGGTCGCGGCTGTCGGACAGGAACACATCGAGGTTCAGGTAGTTGCTGCCGTACTGGTAGCCGCTGGCGTGGGTGAAGCTGTAGATGCGCTTGCTAAATTCATCCGGGTTGTTCGGGTTGGTGAACTGCTGGCCGTAGCGAAATCCCAGGCTGTTGTTCATCCATTCCAGCGCGACAGCCTCCCCGCCGCCGAACAATGTGAGTAATACGGTTGCGCCGTGCAGTGCCTTTTTCATTGTTTTAATTCCTTTGGCGTTTTGGCTCATGGCGACCGCGCAAGGGTCGCCGGGCGCAGTATCGGCACATCCGTTGTGGGTTCCAAAGAACAGAATCTCGCCTGGGCCGATGCCGAAACGGCAGCACTGAAGCTGGCCTGAGAGTCAGGAAATACGTGGCGCCGAGGGCGTTTCCTGATGTTCGCGCAAGTTGATTTCTTCACTGAGCAGATGGGCCATGGCTTGCACCGCCATCGGCAAGTCTCGGTCTTTGCGGGCGTACAAGCCCAGGTCGCTGAAGATCCCGCCCTGGTCGCTGAGCGGAATGTGCAGCAGTTCGCCGCGGGCTAAATCCACCTCCACGCCAATGCGCGTCTGGAACGCGATGCCCAGTTGCTGGCGCGCCAGTTGCCGGGCCAGCTCCATCGAGTTGCTGTGCAGCAGTGGCTTGTTCGTCGCCGCCGAACGCTTGTGCAGCGGTGCGATCAGGTGGTGAACCGAGAGCTCGCTCTTGGCCTGGATCACCCCGTGTTCACAGCAGCGCGCGTAACTCACGCTGGTTTCACCGGCCAACGGATGCCCCGGCGCCATCAACGCCCCCAGGCGGAAATGGCCGACACACACCTGGATGGTTTCGCTGCTGCGCGGTAAGGCAAAGGCCAACCCCAGGTCAGCCTGGCCGTTGACCACCGCACCGGGAATCGATTGCGAACCTTGTACCGTGACGCCAATAGTCACTTTCGGATAACGCTCACGCATGCGCTTGAGAGCGGCGGGCAGCAGTTCCACAGTGGCGCCCTCCACCGTGGCGATTTCCACATGGCCGGTCTGCACGCCGTTCAAGCCATCCAGTTCACCGCGCACGCGTTCCACATCCTGCAACAGGAAACTCACGTGGCGGGTCAGGATTTCCCCGGCCGCCGTCAGGCGCAGGCCGCCGGGCAGGCGCTCGAACAGCGCCGCACCCACCTCGTCTTCCAGCTTGAGGATCTGCCGGTTCACCGCCGAAGACGCCACGTTCAGGCGGCGCGCGGCTTCGCGGATCGAGTGGCAGCGGCGAACCATGTCGAAGTAGTAAATCGCCGGGGCGTGGATGCGCAGCTTGCGGTTGAGCATTTTTTTCAAGTCCTTGTGCGCAGCGCTTCGAGCCACGGGGCAGGGCGGCTGAATGGATTTTTGTAACGGCATTCAGGGTGTTCTTGTGAAAATGATTGTATACAACTCTATGGACATCCAATCTTTCTATTGCATACAGTGAGTGCACAACAAAAACAGAGAACCCCTCACCATGACTATCCCGAAGGCGTCACCGCAGCGGCCAGAAGATGAGAATCTCGGCGTCGCGGCCAACATGGCTTACGGCCTGCAGCATGTGCTCACCATGTACGGCGGCATCGTGGCTGTACCGTTGATCGTCGGCCAGGCGGCCGGGTTGTCGCCGGCCGATATTGGCCTGCTGATCGCTGCCTCGCTGTTTGCCGGAGGCCTGGCTACGCTGTTGCAAACCCTGGGCCTGCCGTTTTTCGGCTGCCAGTTGCCGCTGGTGCAGGGGGTGTCCTTTGCCGGGGTGGCGACTATGGTGGCGATTGTTGGCAGCGACGGTGCGGGTGGCATCCCGGCGATTCTCGGGGCGGTGATGGCCGCCTCCCTGATAGGCCTGCTGATCACCCCGGTGTTCTCGCGAATCACCAAATTCTTCCCGCCGCTAGTCACCGGGATTGTGATCACTACCATCGGCCTGACGTTGATGCCCGTCGCCGCCCGCTGGGCCATGGGCGGCAACAGCCGCGCCGCAGATTTCGGCAGCATGCCGAACATCGGCCTGGCGGCGCTGACCCTGGTGCTGGTATTGCTGCTGAGCAAGATCGGCAGCGCGACCATCTCGCGGCTGTCGATCCTGCTGGCGATGGTGATCGGCACGGTTATCGCGGTGTTCCTCGGCATGGCTGACTTCTCCAGCGTGACCCAGGGCCCGATGTTCGGCTTTCCCACACCCTTCCATTTCGGCATGCCAACCTTCCAGCTCGCGGCGATCATTTCCATGTGCATCGTGGTGATGGTGACGCTGGTGGAAACCTCGGCGGACATTCTGGCAGTGGGTGAAATCATCGACACCAAGGTCGACTCCAAGCGCCTCGGCAATGGCCTGCGTGCGGATATGCTGTCGAGCATGTTTGCGCCGATCTTCGGCTCGTTCACCCAGAGCGCGTTTGCACAAAACGTCGGACTGGTGGCGGTTACCGGGGTCAAGAGCCGTTATGTGGTCGCCACCGGTGGGATATTCCTGGTGATCCTCGGCCTGCTGCCGTTCATGGGGCGGGTGATTGCGGCAGTGCCGACTTCGGTGCTGGGCGGGGCCGGGATCGTGCTGTTCGGCACCGTGGCTGCCAGTGGTATCCGGACCTTGTCCAAGGTCGATTACCGCAACAACATGAACCTGATCATTGTCGCCACTTCCATCGGTTTTGGCATGATCCCGATTGCGGCCCCGAGTTTCTACGATCACTTCCCGAGCTGGTTCGCGACCATTTTCCACTCGGGGATCAGTTCGTCGGCGATCATGGCGATCCTGTTGAACCTGGCGTTCAACCACTTCACCGCGGGCAACTCGGACCAGCAGTCGGTATTCGTTGCCGGGACGGAACGCAGCCTGTGCTTCCAGGACGTGGCGGCGTTGCGGGACGGGGATTACTTCAGCGGCGGCAAGCTGTTTGATGCCGAGGGCAAGGAAATTCCGTTGCTGGAGGAAGTGCCGAAGAAAGCGGCGGTGCACGGCAGGGCGCAGACCAGCGAGGTGTAACAGCCACAAAGAGTCCAATGTGGGAGCGGGCTTGCTCGCGAAGGCGGTGTGTCAGTCGCTAAATATGCTGACTGATCCACCGCCTTCGCGAGCAAGCCCGCTCCCACATTTTGATCTCAGCCAGTCTTGAGCGTTCTGTGGGGCACCGAACAAGCCTCATCCAAAAACTGCACCACCGTCCCCATGCACGCCTGTCGCTCTTCAACATGCGGCATGTGGCTGGAGTCTTCGAACAGCGCCCAGCGCACATCGGCGATCTCATCCAGGAACGGCTTGACCACCAGCGGCGTGGCCTCGTCATGGCGACCGGAAATCACCAGGGTCGGCACATTGACCTTCGACAGCCGGCCGATCACGTTCCAGTCTTTCAAGCTGCCAATTACATGGAATTCCGTCGGGCCGCTCATGGCGTGATACACCGTCGGGTCCGAATCCACCTGGGCGAATGTGCGGGCGACTTCTTCCGGCCACGGATTGACCCGGCACACGTGCTGGTCATAGAAAATCCGCGAGGCGGCCAGGTACTCAGGGTCCTGGTAGGTGCCGGCCTGTTCATGCTTGAGCAAGGTCTCGTGCACGCCTTCAGGCAGTAGCTTGCGCAGGCGGTTGGCCTCGGCAACCCAGGTACGCATGCAGGTCGGCGAGTTGGCCGGAATAAATGCACGCAGGCCCTTGGGTTGCAGGATGGCGTGTTCGCTGCCGAGCATGCCGCCCCAGGATTGACCCAGGATCGCGTAGTTGTTGCTGATCTGCAGATGGTCCAGCAGGTTGTCCAGTTCTTCGAGGAACAAGCCGACGGTCCAGAATGAAGGGTCTTTGTCAGGCAGGTGGGTGGAGCGGCCGTTGCCCAGTTGGTCGTAGTGAATGACCGCGTGGCCACTGGCGGCTACGTCCTTGTAGGCATCGACATAATCATGGGTACAACCCGGGCCACCATGGAGGATGACCAGCGGCGTGAGGCCGCTGTCCAGGTCGCCGGTTACCCGATACCAGGTCTGGTAGTCGCGAAAGGCCGCATAGCCTTCGCGGATTGTTTCGATGAATTCCATTTCGTGCCCTGCCCTGAGAAAAAGTGATCAGGTACACGATAGTCGGCACAGAAAGTTTAAGTAACTAGCAAAACAGCTAGGTTTTTCCTTCGGATCAATCTTCCAGCAGCCGGTAATGAG from Pseudomonas sp. NC02 encodes:
- a CDS encoding LysR family transcriptional regulator produces the protein MLNRKLRIHAPAIYYFDMVRRCHSIREAARRLNVASSAVNRQILKLEDEVGAALFERLPGGLRLTAAGEILTRHVSFLLQDVERVRGELDGLNGVQTGHVEIATVEGATVELLPAALKRMRERYPKVTIGVTVQGSQSIPGAVVNGQADLGLAFALPRSSETIQVCVGHFRLGALMAPGHPLAGETSVSYARCCEHGVIQAKSELSVHHLIAPLHKRSAATNKPLLHSNSMELARQLARQQLGIAFQTRIGVEVDLARGELLHIPLSDQGGIFSDLGLYARKDRDLPMAVQAMAHLLSEEINLREHQETPSAPRIS
- a CDS encoding nucleobase:cation symporter-2 family protein, translated to MTIPKASPQRPEDENLGVAANMAYGLQHVLTMYGGIVAVPLIVGQAAGLSPADIGLLIAASLFAGGLATLLQTLGLPFFGCQLPLVQGVSFAGVATMVAIVGSDGAGGIPAILGAVMAASLIGLLITPVFSRITKFFPPLVTGIVITTIGLTLMPVAARWAMGGNSRAADFGSMPNIGLAALTLVLVLLLSKIGSATISRLSILLAMVIGTVIAVFLGMADFSSVTQGPMFGFPTPFHFGMPTFQLAAIISMCIVVMVTLVETSADILAVGEIIDTKVDSKRLGNGLRADMLSSMFAPIFGSFTQSAFAQNVGLVAVTGVKSRYVVATGGIFLVILGLLPFMGRVIAAVPTSVLGGAGIVLFGTVAASGIRTLSKVDYRNNMNLIIVATSIGFGMIPIAAPSFYDHFPSWFATIFHSGISSSAIMAILLNLAFNHFTAGNSDQQSVFVAGTERSLCFQDVAALRDGDYFSGGKLFDAEGKEIPLLEEVPKKAAVHGRAQTSEV
- a CDS encoding nucleoside-binding protein, yielding MKKALHGATVLLTLFGGGEAVALEWMNNSLGFRYGQQFTNPNNPDEFSKRIYSFTHASGYQYGSNYLNLDVFLSDSRDPRKGTDHGGSEVYAVYRHQLYASRVFDVPLGTGVIKDYALTFGFDANRNNNLASAKKRALVIGPTLKFNTVGVLDLSLMYYKERNHSGIPGAKEPDHTFDDTYMLNLTWMRPFEIGNHGAKFQGFINHVGEKGEDFHGRDTAPETLMRTALMVAVRPGKSVKPNLYLGVGYEYWHNKFGVDGGRGSRTSTPTVNMEVTF
- a CDS encoding proline iminopeptidase-family hydrolase — encoded protein: MEFIETIREGYAAFRDYQTWYRVTGDLDSGLTPLVILHGGPGCTHDYVDAYKDVAASGHAVIHYDQLGNGRSTHLPDKDPSFWTVGLFLEELDNLLDHLQISNNYAILGQSWGGMLGSEHAILQPKGLRAFIPANSPTCMRTWVAEANRLRKLLPEGVHETLLKHEQAGTYQDPEYLAASRIFYDQHVCRVNPWPEEVARTFAQVDSDPTVYHAMSGPTEFHVIGSLKDWNVIGRLSKVNVPTLVISGRHDEATPLVVKPFLDEIADVRWALFEDSSHMPHVEERQACMGTVVQFLDEACSVPHRTLKTG